From Paenibacillus physcomitrellae, the proteins below share one genomic window:
- a CDS encoding thiamine pyrophosphate-binding protein, translating into MKAARYVLEYLKNSGVKYIFGIPAGSVNVIFDELYDMPEITPIITKHEGAASYMAAAYAKYANKLSVCIGCSGPGGTNLVTGAANAMREHLPVLFITGAVPMNTVGLNASQELDAAPIFAPVTKYSVRVSESKDVLAEVAKAVETAVSGVPGPVHVALPIDVQAGQVEHAELPAPAVRTPLVPDADTIKRVAEELVKRKDGIIMAGQGIRGSVDKLVELAELLNWPIVTTPVAKGYLTEDHPLNAGVFGFAGHESASNLINTEVPNQTLLVIGSSLGETATNNYNANLNKGRFTIQMDFDPSVFGRKYQVDIPVLGDINLSLLFLIDELRTLGLEQKGQNELRKVEKPEPYVLTKEYNTKNVFTALQTGLPVNTRYTVDIGEFMSYVIHYMRVVDRHSFDINVHFGAMGSGISSAIGAKLADPERPVVSLTGDGCFFMHGMEVLTAKEYNLPILFVVMNNARLGMVYHGHNLQYKRTHASFDQQETNIAAMAAAMGLPSFRVSSLEDLNDEFLQGFADLKGPAVLEIALKDDSTPPMGDRVKFLSSFGK; encoded by the coding sequence ATGAAAGCAGCTCGTTATGTACTGGAGTATTTGAAGAACAGTGGAGTAAAATATATTTTTGGCATTCCGGCCGGGTCGGTCAACGTGATCTTTGACGAGCTTTACGATATGCCTGAGATTACGCCGATCATAACCAAACATGAAGGGGCGGCTTCCTATATGGCGGCTGCTTATGCCAAATATGCGAACAAGCTCAGCGTTTGCATCGGCTGCAGCGGCCCAGGCGGCACCAATCTGGTGACCGGAGCGGCCAACGCGATGCGCGAGCATCTGCCGGTGCTCTTCATCACCGGGGCCGTGCCAATGAACACGGTGGGATTGAACGCTTCGCAGGAGCTGGATGCGGCGCCGATCTTTGCGCCGGTTACCAAATACAGCGTCCGCGTCAGCGAGTCCAAAGATGTGCTGGCCGAAGTAGCCAAAGCGGTGGAAACCGCCGTATCCGGCGTACCGGGCCCGGTACACGTTGCGCTGCCGATTGATGTGCAGGCCGGACAGGTAGAGCATGCGGAGCTTCCGGCGCCTGCCGTCAGAACGCCGCTTGTGCCGGATGCGGACACGATCAAACGAGTAGCCGAAGAGCTGGTGAAGCGCAAGGACGGCATCATTATGGCCGGACAGGGCATTCGCGGTTCGGTTGACAAGCTGGTTGAACTGGCCGAGCTGCTGAACTGGCCGATCGTAACAACTCCGGTGGCGAAAGGATATCTGACGGAGGATCATCCGCTGAATGCCGGCGTGTTTGGTTTTGCCGGTCATGAATCCGCTTCGAACCTGATCAATACGGAAGTTCCTAACCAGACGCTGCTGGTGATTGGTTCGAGCCTGGGGGAAACGGCTACCAACAACTACAACGCCAATCTGAACAAAGGACGGTTCACCATACAAATGGACTTTGATCCGTCGGTGTTCGGCCGAAAATATCAGGTGGATATTCCGGTGCTGGGCGATATTAACCTCAGCCTGCTGTTCCTGATTGACGAGCTCCGCACCCTGGGTCTGGAGCAGAAGGGACAAAACGAGCTGCGGAAAGTGGAGAAGCCGGAGCCTTATGTACTGACGAAGGAATATAATACAAAAAATGTGTTCACGGCGCTGCAAACCGGTCTGCCGGTCAACACCCGGTACACGGTGGATATTGGCGAATTCATGTCTTACGTGATTCATTATATGCGTGTGGTAGACCGCCACAGCTTTGATATCAACGTGCATTTCGGCGCGATGGGCAGCGGCATCAGCTCTGCTATCGGCGCTAAGCTGGCCGATCCGGAGCGGCCGGTAGTCAGTCTGACGGGTGACGGCTGTTTCTTCATGCACGGCATGGAAGTGCTGACCGCCAAAGAATACAATCTGCCGATCCTGTTCGTCGTGATGAACAACGCCCGGCTCGGCATGGTTTACCACGGTCATAATCTGCAGTACAAACGCACGCACGCTTCGTTCGATCAGCAGGAGACGAATATTGCAGCGATGGCCGCGGCCATGGGACTGCCGAGCTTCCGGGTGAGCAGCCTGGAAGACTTGAACGATGAATTCCTGCAAGGTTTCGCTGATCTGAAAGGCCCAGCCGTGCTGGAAATCGCCTTGAA